In Anseongella ginsenosidimutans, one genomic interval encodes:
- a CDS encoding 6-bladed beta-propeller — MHDEVSESMFLYDMKGNLIVRIEGRGKGPNEYIKIVDFTIDWDKKRIVILDNITRKIILYDFNGKAIGSRKLLLFSERITYLGEGKYAFYNGYNEAAQDRFLLRISDLSQDDPLSFFPWDDKKYEKHQVGKWQYVWNSDNSRMNLVRFYDNNLYGVTGDSVYARYYLDFGKHNLPNDVVLENFMVDPDYVHTIQPVFETDSVLALGYTINRQRQLVFYNKNNGHKLFVRETLWLNEPTVTWMFNASDIKGCYNNYFVTWKTAVGIKDFVENRPKRFPESERQTLLEDPHYKELAKVQLNDNPILVFYKIKSF, encoded by the coding sequence ATTCACGATGAGGTGAGCGAATCGATGTTCCTGTACGACATGAAAGGAAACCTGATAGTAAGAATAGAAGGCAGGGGAAAGGGGCCGAACGAGTATATAAAAATCGTGGATTTTACCATTGATTGGGACAAAAAAAGAATCGTTATTCTGGATAATATAACCAGAAAAATTATCCTTTATGACTTTAACGGGAAGGCTATCGGGAGTAGAAAACTACTTCTTTTTTCAGAAAGGATTACCTATCTTGGAGAAGGTAAGTATGCATTCTATAACGGGTATAACGAAGCAGCCCAAGACCGCTTCCTTCTGCGTATATCTGACCTGTCGCAAGACGACCCCTTATCCTTTTTCCCTTGGGATGATAAAAAGTATGAAAAGCACCAAGTCGGCAAATGGCAGTATGTTTGGAATTCCGATAATAGCAGGATGAACCTGGTCCGGTTTTATGACAATAACCTTTACGGGGTGACGGGCGATTCAGTATATGCCAGGTATTATTTGGATTTTGGGAAACATAATCTGCCCAATGACGTGGTTCTTGAAAACTTTATGGTTGACCCCGATTATGTACACACCATACAGCCCGTTTTTGAGACGGACAGCGTCCTTGCTTTGGGCTATACCATTAATAGGCAAAGGCAGCTCGTTTTTTACAACAAAAACAATGGGCATAAGTTGTTTGTCCGTGAAACGTTGTGGCTAAACGAGCCTACGGTTACCTGGATGTTTAACGCATCGGATATTAAAGGCTGCTATAACAATTATTTTGTAACCTGGAAAACCGCTGTTGGCATAAAGGATTTTGTTGAGAATCGACCTAAGCGGTTTCCCGAAAGTGAACGGCAAACATTGCTCGAAGACCCACACTATAAAGAGCTTGCAAAGGTGCAGCTGAATGATAACCCAATATTGGTGTTTTATAAGATAAAGTCCTTCTGA
- a CDS encoding GtrA family protein → MLCDFKTVKEKQLVYKLFKFCATGFMGLLIDFSITWLFKDLFGMDRYLANATGFVIAASCNFYINKKWTFNDKSKQVAKQYFSFFAISTVGLVLNTLILFLFHQKIGIAFYLSKALAIVLVSVWNFSANLWLTFNSKT, encoded by the coding sequence ATGCTCTGTGATTTCAAGACGGTAAAAGAAAAACAGCTTGTGTACAAACTGTTTAAGTTTTGTGCTACCGGTTTTATGGGCTTGCTGATAGATTTTTCCATAACCTGGTTATTTAAGGACCTTTTCGGCATGGATAGGTATCTGGCCAATGCTACTGGGTTTGTTATTGCAGCATCCTGCAATTTTTACATCAACAAAAAGTGGACATTTAATGATAAAAGTAAACAAGTGGCGAAACAGTATTTTTCTTTTTTTGCCATATCAACGGTTGGCTTAGTTCTTAACACTCTAATTCTATTCCTTTTTCATCAAAAAATTGGAATAGCCTTTTATTTAAGTAAGGCGCTTGCAATTGTATTGGTGTCGGTTTGGAACTTTTCGGCCAATTTGTGGCTCACGTTTAACTCGAAAACCTAA
- a CDS encoding HTH domain-containing protein produces MPNNEPLNRLEYLNDLIRKKSTGSPKELAEKLNISQTTVFNWINMLRDLGALIKYDSERQTYFYEETT; encoded by the coding sequence ATGCCTAACAATGAGCCTCTTAATCGTTTGGAATATCTCAATGATTTAATCCGGAAAAAATCAACCGGGTCACCCAAAGAGTTAGCTGAGAAGCTAAACATCAGCCAAACAACCGTTTTTAACTGGATCAATATGCTCAGGGATTTGGGCGCCCTTATTAAATACGATTCTGAAAGGCAAACTTATTTTTACGAGGAAACAACGTAA
- a CDS encoding 6-bladed beta-propeller — translation MENGARKITINSPFGITNKQPKKISEFIGDFFFVRLSSLGDNFMGRIEKLMVSNNIIFIHDDVTDSMFLYDMEGNLITRIKGKGKGPNEYAKIVDFTVDWDRNRIVILDNITRKIILYDFNGHVIGNKKLHLFSDRITYLGNDKYAFYNDYNSAATDNYLLRITDLSQKGVLSFFPWSDEKYLRHKVSKWQYVWDSNNTEMNLVPFYDNNLYGVTKDSVYARYFFDFGRHNLPEDMVLESFRVEPNYVHTIQPIYETDSILAFGYTISGRRQLVFYNKNNGNQLFARETSWLNEPTVTRMFYANDILACYDNYFVAWETPVSVSDFVKYYPDEFGKNERQMLMDDPKYKELANVQVNDNPILVFYKLKSF, via the coding sequence ATGGAGAACGGCGCTCGCAAAATAACAATAAATAGCCCATTTGGAATAACCAACAAGCAGCCAAAAAAAATCAGCGAGTTTATTGGCGATTTCTTTTTTGTCAGGCTAAGTAGCTTAGGTGATAATTTCATGGGCCGAATAGAGAAATTAATGGTCAGTAATAATATTATTTTTATCCACGATGATGTGACCGATTCAATGTTCCTTTACGATATGGAAGGAAACCTAATAACAAGGATAAAGGGAAAGGGGAAAGGACCAAATGAGTATGCCAAAATAGTCGATTTTACAGTTGACTGGGATAGAAATAGAATAGTCATATTAGATAATATCACTAGAAAGATTATTCTTTATGATTTTAACGGGCATGTTATCGGGAATAAAAAGCTGCATCTTTTTTCTGACAGGATAACCTACTTGGGGAATGACAAGTATGCATTTTATAATGACTATAACTCAGCCGCTACAGACAATTATCTGTTGCGTATCACCGATTTATCGCAAAAGGGCGTTTTATCCTTTTTTCCTTGGAGTGATGAAAAATATTTAAGACATAAAGTCAGCAAATGGCAGTATGTGTGGGATTCAAACAACACCGAAATGAATTTGGTTCCTTTTTATGACAATAATTTATACGGCGTGACCAAGGATTCGGTATATGCTCGGTATTTTTTTGACTTTGGAAGGCATAATCTGCCCGAAGACATGGTTCTTGAAAGTTTTAGGGTTGAGCCCAATTATGTACACACCATACAACCCATTTACGAGACAGACAGTATACTGGCTTTCGGCTATACTATTAGCGGCAGAAGACAGCTCGTTTTTTACAATAAAAATAACGGCAACCAGTTGTTCGCCCGGGAAACATCCTGGCTTAATGAGCCAACGGTTACCCGTATGTTTTATGCTAATGATATTTTAGCCTGTTATGACAATTACTTTGTCGCTTGGGAAACGCCGGTTAGCGTTAGTGACTTTGTTAAGTATTATCCTGACGAATTTGGTAAAAATGAGCGACAGATGCTGATGGACGACCCAAAATATAAAGAACTTGCAAATGTACAGGTGAATGATAACCCTATATTGGTATTCTATAAGTTGAAATCCTTTTAA
- a CDS encoding ArnT family glycosyltransferase, whose translation MKVAKNIYLLPLVLAIVAMIALFPTFANDFQNSWDDQWQLLQNPFIVDHSYQSILYHFSNFYHGQYSPVNTLAYIAVYKLFGFDPFAFHAMCLWFHVLNVLLVYFALQYLVRELLPDFSIQRVRVFCFLTTFIFAIHPLQVESVAWISASKVVLYSFFILIALLSYIKYIKTGSWYWLLLTGFAYILAFGSKEQAIILPLLLFVIDYGFGRLKGIKINKGFFLKRTILEKIPFFIMAILFWCFSLVNNLGAIGGGNSYPFYQRLLMSMQSMTEYIFRFIAPVKLYYFYFFPIQKGESLPWYYLGYAVLVLIIAYFIWEHYKRQNNLIVFGFLFFVVNLFLVLHIIPMPRKMFTADRYMYLSIVGLAAILVWYIDYLISKYPQYRKFVITSTAIYLMVLGSHTYIRTKDWQNSEKIKSNVRELIEIRKAEGKGIINNPLEDE comes from the coding sequence ATGAAGGTCGCTAAAAATATATATCTGCTTCCTTTAGTGTTGGCAATAGTTGCCATGATTGCGCTATTTCCAACATTTGCCAATGATTTTCAAAATAGCTGGGATGATCAGTGGCAGCTTTTACAAAATCCATTTATAGTGGATCATTCCTATCAAAGTATCCTGTATCACTTTTCAAATTTTTATCACGGCCAATATTCACCGGTAAATACTTTAGCTTATATAGCAGTTTATAAGTTGTTTGGGTTTGACCCCTTCGCGTTTCATGCTATGTGCTTATGGTTTCATGTTTTAAATGTATTGCTGGTCTATTTTGCCTTACAATATTTAGTACGGGAGTTGCTTCCGGATTTTTCGATACAAAGAGTAAGAGTTTTTTGCTTTTTAACTACTTTTATCTTTGCCATTCATCCTTTGCAGGTAGAGTCAGTCGCCTGGATAAGCGCCTCAAAGGTGGTACTCTACTCGTTTTTTATCTTAATAGCATTATTGAGCTACATAAAATACATTAAAACAGGTAGCTGGTATTGGTTATTGTTAACCGGATTTGCTTACATATTAGCTTTTGGCTCAAAAGAGCAGGCAATCATACTGCCGTTGTTACTTTTTGTGATTGATTATGGCTTCGGCCGGCTCAAAGGCATCAAGATTAATAAAGGTTTTTTTTTAAAAAGAACCATTTTAGAAAAAATTCCTTTTTTTATAATGGCCATATTGTTTTGGTGTTTTTCATTGGTCAATAATCTTGGTGCGATTGGGGGCGGAAATTCATATCCGTTTTACCAAAGATTATTAATGAGTATGCAAAGTATGACAGAGTATATTTTTCGTTTTATTGCTCCGGTAAAACTCTATTATTTTTATTTTTTTCCGATTCAAAAAGGCGAGTCCCTGCCCTGGTATTATCTGGGGTATGCAGTCTTGGTGTTAATCATTGCTTATTTTATATGGGAGCATTACAAAAGACAGAATAACTTAATAGTTTTTGGTTTTCTTTTTTTTGTGGTGAATCTGTTCCTGGTGCTGCACATAATTCCGATGCCTCGCAAAATGTTTACTGCTGACAGGTATATGTACTTAAGTATTGTAGGTCTGGCTGCCATACTGGTATGGTATATAGACTATCTTATTTCTAAATACCCTCAATATAGAAAATTTGTCATAACATCTACAGCTATCTATCTAATGGTGCTGGGAAGTCATACTTATATTCGGACCAAGGATTGGCAAAATAGCGAGAAAATAAAGAGCAATGTTCGGGAGCTAATAGAAATAAGGAAGGCCGAAGGTAAAGGAATCATAAACAATCCATTGGAGGATGAATAA
- a CDS encoding IS1595 family transposase gives MNFIEFVKRYPDEASCIAHFRAIKERQGIVCKKCGSREHYWNTTYNSHDCKRCRYRLTLRSGTVMESSKLPFQYWLYAIYLMTMTKKGISALELQRQLGHKRYEPIWAMMHKLRSVMGIRDEQYDFEGVVELDDAFFKTHSEEKDDEPPKRGRGSQGQSKVVVMAKVEPKVGRPKKHKKSSSFRYVKMVVVPDSSALTVNQAVQGGTRAVTTIKSDGWRGFNRLSEIVSKHVRRTVKPEEASKVLPWVHTMISNAKRALLGINHQVKADYLQNYLDEFCYKVNRRYFGKELFDRLIVAAVADTWYGKARYNCG, from the coding sequence ATGAATTTTATAGAGTTTGTAAAACGGTATCCTGACGAGGCGAGCTGCATTGCTCATTTTAGAGCAATAAAGGAACGTCAGGGCATCGTGTGTAAGAAATGTGGTAGCCGGGAGCATTATTGGAATACGACCTACAATTCGCACGACTGTAAACGCTGCCGTTATCGGCTAACGCTTCGTAGCGGAACGGTGATGGAAAGTTCCAAACTTCCGTTTCAATACTGGTTATATGCGATTTACCTGATGACGATGACCAAGAAGGGGATTTCGGCATTGGAACTTCAGCGCCAGCTGGGTCATAAACGGTATGAGCCCATTTGGGCCATGATGCACAAGCTGCGCTCGGTAATGGGCATTCGGGATGAGCAGTATGATTTTGAAGGGGTGGTGGAATTGGATGATGCTTTTTTCAAGACCCATTCAGAGGAGAAAGACGATGAACCTCCCAAAAGAGGCCGTGGCAGCCAGGGGCAGAGCAAAGTCGTGGTCATGGCCAAGGTGGAACCCAAAGTAGGCCGTCCCAAGAAGCATAAGAAATCATCTTCATTCCGTTACGTGAAAATGGTGGTGGTGCCTGACAGTTCAGCACTTACGGTAAATCAAGCCGTTCAGGGTGGTACCCGGGCGGTGACGACCATCAAGAGCGATGGGTGGCGCGGTTTTAACAGACTGAGCGAAATTGTCTCCAAACATGTCCGGAGAACCGTTAAGCCTGAGGAAGCCTCCAAGGTACTACCCTGGGTGCATACGATGATCAGTAATGCTAAACGTGCCCTTTTGGGCATCAACCATCAGGTGAAAGCAGACTACCTTCAGAACTACCTCGATGAGTTCTGCTATAAAGTCAACCGACGCTACTTTGGGAAAGAGTTGTTTGATCGGCTTATAGTTGCTGCTGTTGCCGATACATGGTACGGAAAGGCCAGGTATAATTGCGGATAA
- a CDS encoding HTH domain-containing protein, producing MPNFTHFNRLEYLDSLVRKKATGSPEELAKKLRISVRSVHVWIDKLKDMGAPIAYDKQRRTYCYLVPGGFNFGFKEEK from the coding sequence ATGCCCAACTTTACTCACTTTAATCGCTTGGAATATTTGGATAGTTTAGTTAGAAAAAAGGCTACTGGCAGCCCCGAGGAATTAGCCAAAAAGCTTCGTATAAGCGTGAGATCTGTGCATGTATGGATTGATAAGCTAAAGGATATGGGCGCGCCGATTGCGTATGACAAGCAGCGAAGAACCTACTGCTATCTTGTTCCAGGCGGATTTAATTTTGGTTTTAAAGAAGAGAAATAG